acattgaacacactgtgcagattgcatgcatgtatatctaactcacatttatcaacattggtcagcatatttctttaaaaaaagcccaaacttactcataaggaaaaaaattgactttttaagcaaccccgtcaaggagttgagtttacagaaaaggaaagctcaatataagtacgtcaaacaaattgcttaagtgagtgcaacggtgacaaataaaatattcttaaaacacatggagtttgtataaatctaaaagtctttagtgcaaatggagcaacctatcaaaagcaagccaaacagctgttacattaccaaaagattaaaaatcaaagcattcacaagaataccataaaacatcaacaaaagtggactattttatttctgtcaaataaagctgtagagcTTAGAAACACTGAGCTCCataattgtcttgcaaattgtgTGACCATTTCCTGGCACCTCGAGTATAATGTGTGCAGTGGTGGtagctgtaactaatggctctgcacaacgtttaaaatatgattttagctagagaTCTTTGAAGCAATTCgcaagagaactttgctgactgtagacacgcccagctacagaaagaactttaaggttggatgtcattccagtcactggatgcctttttggaaattgaacatcaacttgttgtttgaaggttaggcaatcttgaccactttgcctccactggtaaatatgctgctctacctgcaaagaaaccagttattaacctgttagtatagctaaaaattaggagaatgttgaacactactcattttacagactttcccaagataccaaaccagctttaaaacaatactgactaaaaagtgtgctccatcatgttgttttagaacgcttaggagattggccagaaacttgaagagtaGGCTTTTGCAGCAAGCTATATCGGTGGCTGTACTAAATTTAGGTCGCACAGAAGATGCTTTCCTACTAaaactctgcataattatgtttcccctaaagagattgcagttctcactatgttgatgttttgcctaaaaaaattaacctagtaagccttaaaaattcttgtttcgatgttgttaacacaagttaactcaataaaagtaaaaaacaacaaacattatcattaatgctttcttttaagctaaagcttttttgtcaaactattaggtaagaatggtatcttttaaatataaaatgtaatgaatagttgggttaagaaaagctttgctttacaaactaataattacagcgttaccattcctcttatttctaagcaaaatgcaccaaaatctacaaaattttacacattcagcctgtactgtgatgagaaccgtgtctgtccatataaagccaccgttggataatggaaaaaatattgcatcccacaggatttgaacttgcaacatttaccttgctagactgacactacAACTATGCTAATTgaccttgtaataatttgcaatatttgaatgcataatcattgcaactgataatcttttacagcactctacactgccatggtattttttagtacaagccaagttgatttaaaatcttgagctgagtaaaattcctaactgtctacacggtcaattttttccatgcacaAATTGACtataaattgtataaaagtcccttttcattcagttggcctttaacactgtaaggttggtgtgtatgaatatgcctttcactgcaatgcatacatgtacaaattaagcatagggttactgccaggttactctgcaaagcagagttgtcctctcgcgcactccaaacaaatcctaaatatttaggattatacattaatcattaattatatagacactattgaaattctttaaatagtttagaagtttctattaaaacatatttttagcttttgtttacactatttagtctctgcttatataataaagctactctttgccattagcatgtctgtgcaaatgcgctcgtttataacggttcatcttcgtagactatttgagatgaccaaaataaattctagctcaGCTAAAAATTTAATTCTGATGCTGATATCAACTGATTTggcaattaaaaaaacattcagttttgaaggtagtaaacatgaatttggagatcaaaaagaaggtgaggtgaataaaagccacaagagacagactgctacttgttgcggctagctaacaaagtaaaatcagtgtctgtatgacttatcatttatccatcgtcgggaagagcttgggagcaagatagattttgatgagactagatatcatgacattcagcttggtatacagacggtccccaacctacgaacgagttacgttccgaacatttgtttgtacagtgaatttgttcgtaagttgcttcagtgctatattttgtattataatttatgcttaaaatgtatttatttattatttatgcctacatgtatataagtatattgaaggtttatataagtatgtttaaggcttgtataagtaacctgtaaattggtttgtactgaaaaaactttttaataaaatggagagaaaactgtggtggacgccgggccatgacactgcatttcttattgatTGTATGtattgtccttttttattatatcattgttttaatcGATATGCTGgaacttatcgttgttgtccttttaatgtgttgtccttttattataccgttgtttcactcgttatgctattgttatatctgatatcccatcataacactatcatttatcgtcacttttattgttgtcataccaactcgctagcggtcctatttattcaccttgttagccggtgttctcaccgtttgccgttaggacggaacggttgatattactgaatataacggagcgctctcatttatttgagcagagcagatagatgtacgctcctcgaatagtgaaatttccttcgctaataaaaagctgaatgaaactacacatactcttctttttatttattagtctagatcgtgccaagtaaaggtcggcaaactcctttacaatacatacaggaaaaataaaaaagttatttgcgcattggagatacgttcacacacttatgcactgcaacgaactggtcagaggaaggtggatgctgggtgatgcttctacgtagcgcctctttctgccgctaatacGTCTGTAATGCCGTCGGTATTATCGATGaatatacgcgcagacctgttcgtatgtaccgttgtttgtAACTCGAATGTTTGTAAGTAGGAGTCTGTCAGTAttaacactccaaagctttcactgatagatccccttcaaatatttctgatttcttgcgaggcgaatcattttacatatttttgacaaaaatgacaatctctaatgacaaactagtttaacaatgtattgatatctataatagcgaaccctatgcatcttatcattgctcaagtttggtaagaatgtaagcgatatttttaaggacaactatgaaaattttgttaataaatttgggaattttcaccaacttgacactttaccctatatggtattacttatgttggtcaaacaaaagctttacataaattctttacattgagaggaatttgcgttataataggtatacatgtacattatagcaaaatttgctgtacagctattccaaccagataaaaatcTAACCTATGCCCATAgtacaaaaaattcataatttgagttaaaatacttggatttaagttagaatatgacctaaaagtcaatgaaaggaacattaatttacttttcacataggaaacaaatacattatgctaatgaaacaatgcaagtgttttggccttaaagtttggctcatttatgtatatacttaaaaacattactttttattttgtgggttttcacTGTCCACAAAAGACCCTGGTCCCCGTTAATCCCGAAAATTGAATGATGACTTCAGaaaacagctatgacaggccgaactggatttggaacaaaaggtacatttctcacaaacagagattgtaaatggtacaaaTATGCAAGTTAAGCAACACGAGTGTcattcagagttaaaaaaagctatagcttgttgcagactattagatacatcgtccaaatacatattattgaaattttcggactagcacaaaatttttcatctcaatatttgtaaaatacatctaaaaaaatattgtttttcaccaaggttcattctatgtcactcaatattttggtgttttgacaccataatttaccttcactaagttcctttgtccgctttcctctgaccagaaacctccccaaatatgtaagcttttgtaaccttgaattgccaattctttagataacttgtctagcaccagagtgggtgcggaacatgttatagcaacaccctgcaattagtaataacaaaatagaaatatcacattttttgaatagatgattttccgatttaaattaaactctgttcatagctaatcaattgcaagctcattgattgctgcaaaaaaaggaaaaactgagcaagcagaagtgcatctgatattttagcttatgactctcaaTCCCAGCTCTGATATTTGTCATCATTGTGATTTGTAGGCAGTAGAAGAACGCgagttaagcaatgtaaaaacttattcatatcCTATTAAAAAAATGGACTTCAAATGTTGAagtggtatttcaaaagcaattactcattcgtaaaattgatagtcagtagtctgaccctgatctggacttggcttttagataATATTGCaaggtaaagtttagagctggtcaccataggttttaactgtgagtttcagttcctatcccagacactatgcttacatatagtctgtacaagtgctatcgtcAATGGTCAGGCAAccagaatgcaagaacatgacaaatataaacatgcaagggtgaataggagctgtatacacaattaaaataaagcagttaTTTCACAGGGCAcagtccaatttgtaaaacggaataactagtaaatgacattcaactaaattgttgttgatgacagccctgcacaagcttcagctaaacattcacagataaaaattacataaagaaatacacaaactaaaaagcaataatacttagtcaatactaagaatgattatgaagtttaagaatattaatcaaaattacgtacagtggcactcgcataccgttgttgcttgaaaggtatgtttccaaaagaaaGTCTTGTCATTTTTCGAAAAGATCactaatgcttaaaggttgacttgcaacaaaattcacactacagttatttggtatcaaaagattcactatgtcttactctgttgtgttgcatgtgcaatatatgtagaaatgtgataacatgctcttaaaagctgaaaagcgaacagttaatcgccgccatcacaaaattGCCGAAGATTACAATCCCGTTCCAAAAATgggtcaaatggaacgtagctcaacaagatggcttctgtttacactttcatgcaacctcattcatttaaattatttcacaaattcacttcacgcattcaataaaacgatgttttttgtcctcaagcatctgtttcctcatcactgtattgatgtcactttgagcactgatatctcaaaacctaccataaaaatttgtttaatttttaaccttagcacgaaggaatgcatatcatcatctgataagcatgaaaagcctgttggtcacctgtgatagtcaaaaaatgctgcggaaattatgctcgctgtttggcaagaagcatgggtcacatgatcagattgcgactagacgattagatcaacccaaaacaaagttgtaaactagcgagcatctatatttggtaagagctctttggtgaaacccaaagtttatgtcataaactagtgctacaagaagttttatatt
This DNA window, taken from Watersipora subatra unplaced genomic scaffold, tzWatSuba1.1 SCAFFOLD_225, whole genome shotgun sequence, encodes the following:
- the LOC137410447 gene encoding uncharacterized protein; protein product: MMPDLLLLQGVAITCSAPTLVLDKLSKELAIQGYKSLHIWGGFWSEESGQRNLVKVEQHIYQWRQSGQDCLTFKQQVDVQFPKRHPVTGMTSNLKVLSVAGRVYSQQSSLANCFKDL